A part of Methanobrevibacter millerae genomic DNA contains:
- a CDS encoding winged helix-turn-helix transcriptional regulator, which yields MKKIKDYDDNCPIDDTLKLISKKWVIFIIRDIFLGKKQFSEFLEEKTLSNRVLTDTLKFMEDNDLITKQVFENDIKTEYSLTQKGFNLNKILYNMLEYGLNEVNSGNLSEKQKEELLNEYEVLFKIND from the coding sequence ATGAAAAAAATTAAAGATTACGATGACAATTGCCCCATAGATGATACATTGAAATTGATATCCAAAAAATGGGTGATATTTATCATCAGAGATATATTCTTAGGAAAAAAGCAATTCAGCGAATTTTTAGAAGAAAAAACATTGAGCAACAGAGTATTGACAGACACACTCAAATTTATGGAAGACAATGATTTAATTACAAAACAAGTTTTTGAAAATGATATCAAAACTGAATATTCACTAACGCAAAAAGGATTCAATCTAAACAAAATTCTCTATAATATGCTGGAATACGGCCTCAATGAAGTAAACAGCGGAAATCTATCTGAAAAACAAAAAGAAGAATTATTAAATGAGTATGAAGTCCTTTTTAAAATCAATGATTAA
- a CDS encoding HEPN domain-containing protein: MDNEEVLAFIVKAETKLKHSKALFEIEGYADSVSLSYYSMFLCAKALLIKKECNVPKTHQGLIQLFSLKYVHEDEFRYNVYKYLTNAQSDREDADYSAIDSIGEDLAKKRINQAEEFLKETKKFL; encoded by the coding sequence TTGGATAATGAAGAGGTACTTGCTTTTATTGTTAAGGCTGAAACAAAATTAAAACATAGTAAAGCTTTATTTGAAATTGAAGGTTATGCAGATTCAGTTAGTTTATCTTATTATTCAATGTTTTTATGCGCTAAAGCGTTATTGATTAAGAAGGAATGCAATGTCCCTAAAACTCATCAAGGTTTGATTCAGTTGTTCAGTTTAAAATATGTTCATGAAGATGAATTCAGATATAATGTGTATAAATATTTGACTAATGCTCAATCAGATAGGGAAGATGCTGATTATTCTGCAATAGACTCTATTGGGGAAGATTTAGCTAAAAAAAGAATTAATCAGGCAGAAGAATTTTTAAAAGAAACTAAAAAATTTTTATAA
- a CDS encoding nucleotidyltransferase domain-containing protein: MYNRVEIAREFANAINSDKIIKIILFGSVARGDDHEESDIDILIISNHREDIDDIISEEIAWIMYDKQELISAHVINEDLFNKTKNFSFLTNVLKDGVPIG, from the coding sequence ATGTATAATAGAGTTGAGATTGCTCGTGAGTTTGCAAATGCAATTAACAGTGATAAAATTATTAAAATCATATTATTTGGTTCTGTTGCTCGTGGTGATGATCATGAGGAATCAGACATTGATATTCTAATAATTTCCAATCATCGTGAAGATATAGATGATATTATTTCAGAGGAAATTGCATGGATTATGTATGATAAACAAGAACTTATTTCAGCTCATGTAATTAATGAAGACTTATTCAATAAAACTAAAAATTTCTCATTTTTAACTAATGTTTTAAAGGATGGTGTACCAATTGGATAA